In Cydia strobilella chromosome 8, ilCydStro3.1, whole genome shotgun sequence, one DNA window encodes the following:
- the LOC134743712 gene encoding katanin p60 ATPase-containing subunit A1-like isoform X3 yields MTNDDKGSEAKESRGSWPRRSEDVKIEFGFGVPLGAMGAHPAFHSAWDIGCPSSSFHHMARMMDRMMHESLQPFGFARMSTRRDKEPPRDGLRTERSDTRRQRAGQSDTHAATGTRHPPTQASSISSGRKTRSVERMPKTSRVRQLVPIKPMIRKHDVPNEGGDVTILEKDEKVFDATGYELHLVETLERDILQKNPDVRWRDVIGLDDAKSVLQEAMVLPLVMPDYFKGIRRPWKGVLLTGPPGTGKTLLARAVATECRTTFFNVSSATLTSKYRGDSEKLVRLLFDMAAFHAPSTIFLDEVDSLCAVRGADSEHEASRRFKAELLIQMDGLAAAFHRDKIIMVLAATNHPWDIDEAFRRRFEKRIYIGLPDESTRVKLLKLNLREVALDSNVDLAELATKLEGYSGSDICNLCRDAAMMTMRRKIAGKSPDQIRHLKRSELEAPVSKEDLVAATEKTRRTVSQADVARYTGWMQRHGCS; encoded by the exons ATGACAAACGACGACAAAGGGTCCGAGGCGAAGGAGTCAAGAGGCTCGTGGCCGAGGAGGTCTGAAGATGTCAAGATTGAGTTCGGGTTCGGGGTCCCGCTGGGAGCTATGGGAGCACATCCGGCTTTTCACTCAGCTTGGGACATTGGATG CCCATCTTCAAGCTTCCACCACATGGCCCGCATGATGGACCGCATGATGCACGAGAGCCTCCAGCCCTTCGGCTTCGCCCGCATGAGCACCAGACGCGACAAGGAACCTCCTAGAGATGGTCTTAGGACTGAGAGGAGTGACACGCGTAGACAGCGGGCTGGACAGTCTGATACACACGCGGCTACTGGGACGAGGCATCCGCCGACACAAG CGTCATCTATAAGCAGCGGGCGGAAGACACGATCCGTTGAAAGAATGCCGAAGACCTCCAGAGTAAGACAGCTGGTACCCATCAAGCCTATGATCCGAAAACACGATGTACCAAATGAAGGGGGGGATGTAACGATTCTAGAGAAGGATGAGAAAGTTTTCGATGCGACGGGGTATGAGTTGCATCTTGTAGAAACATTGGAAAGGGATATACTTCAGAAGAATCCTGACGTGCGTTGGAGGGATGTCATTGGCTTAGATGATGCGAAATCTGTTCTGCAGGAGGCAATGGTGCTGCCGCTTGTGATGCCCGATTACTTTAAG GGTATTCGACGACCATGGAAAGGAGTGCTGCTGACTGGACCACCTGGTACCGGCAAAACGTTGCTCGCAAGGGCGGTGGCCACCGAATGCCGAACTACTTTCTTCAATGTATCGTCTGCTACACTTACTTCAAAATACCGTGGAGATTCGGAAAAGCTGGTTCGACTACTGTTTGACATG GCTGCTTTCCACGCGCCAAGCACAATATTCCTCGACGAGGTGGACTCTCTATGCGCGGTGCGGGGTGCAGATTCAGAACATGAGGCCTCACGTCGGTTTAAAGCTGAACTGCTGATACAGATGGATGGACTCGCTGCTGCCTT CCACCGAGATAAGATAATCATGGTTCTCGCAGCCACGAACCATCCATGGGACATCGACGAGGCTTTCCGCAGAAGGTTCGAGAAGAGGATCTACATTGGACTGCCTGATG AGAGCACACGCGTGAAACTACTAAAGCTGAATTTAAGGGAAGTGGCGCTAGATTCTAACGTAGACCTCGCTGAGCTAGCTACTAAGCTAGAGGGCTACAGCGGATCGGACATCTGCAACCTCTGCAG AGACGCAGCCATGATGACGATGCGCCGCAAGATCGCCGGAAAGTCCCCCGACCAGATCCGCCACCTCAAACGCTCCGAGCTCGAAGCCCCCGTCTCCAAAGAAGACCTAGTAGCTGCCACAGAGAAAACCCGCCGTACGGTCTCACAGGCCGATGTGGCTAGGTACACTGGATGGATGCAACGCCATGGATGCTCCTAG
- the LOC134743362 gene encoding uncharacterized protein LOC134743362, producing MLAIELAAVLAALFICCSGASVNYCEAAMCGMSNAHTFCQYTEGPGPKCTGYIDDRLSGEEKTRLIGRMNRRRNEAALGKLQLPAASNMLKLRWVEELAREAQVWADQCAPPNNPEGHDACRDLYSITVGQCVASVVGEAPGLRPESMVDMWYLQGRQNTIPTDDKNYPMDFAQMLWAHTYLVGCARSRFMIEQNGRLRTVTRLVCNFAPRGPEGPLWVPGAPASACPASSGPDPVFSGLCTFHHDATFTYDASNTTVLKEQLVLDTILEIERNESLNYHGSLDQIYLTKMVAASINNPTEQQYQLDFTKKNDRVEAEVPDYKEVIINVTDDSTITDYSHDNVTTEIVNESSTGLVTKNIFSTVGRPKSYNIEELNVVNKDNENGTANSVPVKEDNIYNDYDHDDIVERNERDYIATVRESSVTAATPPDVIGPYVFLMTM from the exons ATGTTAGCGATCGAGCTAGCGGCTGTTTTGGCTGCTCTTTTCATCTGTTGCTCCGGCGCGTCGGTGAACTATTGTGAGGCTGCGATGTGTGGGATGTCGAATGCTCACACGTTTTGTCAGTATACC GAGGGTCCAGGGCCCAAATGTACCGGTTATATAGATGACCGTCTCTCGGGCGAGGAGAAGACGCGTTTGATTGGTCGTATGAACCGTCGGCGTAATGAGGCAGCTCTTGGCAAATTACAACTGCCTGCAGCTAGCAATATGCTTAAACTG CGTTGGGTCGAAGAGTTAGCTCGAGAAGCGCAGGTATGGGCAGATCAATGCGCCCCGCCTAACAATCCCGAGGGACATGACGCGTGCAGGGATCTGT ATTCAATAACAGTAGGACAGTGCGTGGCATCAGTGGTGGGCGAAGCGCCCGGCCTCCGGCCCGAGTCCATGGTTGACATGTGGTACTTGCAAGGCCGGCAGAATACCATCCCCAC GGATGACAAGAACTATCCAATGGACTTTGCGCAAATGTTATGGGCGCACACGTACTTAGTTGGCTGCGCTCGAAGCCGATTTATG ATAGAGCAAAATGGCCGCCTCCGTACAGTAACTCGGCTGGTGTGCAACTTCGCACCGCGCGGACCGGAGGGCCCGTTGTGGGTCCCAGGAGCGCCTGCATCCGCCTGCCCGGCTAGTTCGGGGCCTGACCCGGTGTTTTCTGGACTTTGTACCTTTC atcACGACGCGACCTTTACGTATGATGCCAGTAATACAACAGTATTAAAGGAACAGTTAGTTTTGGATACAATCCTGGAAATAGAGAGAAATGAATCTTTGAACTATCATGGTAGCTTGGACCAAATATATTTGACAAAAATGGTGGCAGCAAGTATAAATAATCCAACTGAGCAGCAATATCAACTTGATTTCACAAAGAAAAATGATAGAGTTGAAGCCGAAGTTCCAGATTACAAGGAAGTCATTATAAATGTTACTGACGATAGTACGATAACTGATTACAGCCACGATAATGTAACAACAGAAATAGTAAACGAATCATCTACAGGACTAGTAACCAAAAACATATTTAGTACAGTTGGAAGACCGAAATCATATAACATAGAGGAGCTCAATGTGGTAAACAAGGATAATGAAA ATGGAACAGCAAATTCAGTGCCTGTCAAAGAAGATAATATTTACAATGATTATGATCATGACGACATTGTAGAGAGAAATGAACGGGATTATATTGCGACTGTGAGAGAAAGCAGTGTAACAGCTGCAACGCCTCCAGATGTAATCGGTCCGTATGTTTTTCTTATGACAATGTAA
- the LOC134743712 gene encoding katanin p60 ATPase-containing subunit A1-like isoform X2, whose translation MILASFRRIWKTAMDFGFGDFLYPNVRGLRQYFEHEPHNPSSSFHHMARMMDRMMHESLQPFGFARMSTRRDKEPPRDGLRTERSDTRRQRAGQSDTHAATGTRHPPTQVVRPTNVNTFQEQPMDQAKPVDPTTERWAGTLRRRDPDLQPTLPSIITTRKTSTASSISSGRKTRSVERMPKTSRVRQLVPIKPMIRKHDVPNEGGDVTILEKDEKVFDATGYELHLVETLERDILQKNPDVRWRDVIGLDDAKSVLQEAMVLPLVMPDYFKGIRRPWKGVLLTGPPGTGKTLLARAVATECRTTFFNVSSATLTSKYRGDSEKLVRLLFDMAAFHAPSTIFLDEVDSLCAVRGADSEHEASRRFKAELLIQMDGLAAAFHRDKIIMVLAATNHPWDIDEAFRRRFEKRIYIGLPDESTRVKLLKLNLREVALDSNVDLAELATKLEGYSGSDICNLCRDAAMMTMRRKIAGKSPDQIRHLKRSELEAPVSKEDLVAATEKTRRTVSQADVARYTGWMQRHGCS comes from the exons ATGATTTTAGCAAGTTTCCGCAGGATTTGGAAAACGGCGATGGATTTTGGTTTTGGTGACTTCTTGTACCCCAATGTTAGGGGGTTGAGGCAGTACTTTGAACATGAACCACACAA CCCATCTTCAAGCTTCCACCACATGGCCCGCATGATGGACCGCATGATGCACGAGAGCCTCCAGCCCTTCGGCTTCGCCCGCATGAGCACCAGACGCGACAAGGAACCTCCTAGAGATGGTCTTAGGACTGAGAGGAGTGACACGCGTAGACAGCGGGCTGGACAGTCTGATACACACGCGGCTACTGGGACGAGGCATCCGCCGACACAAG TGGTAAGACCAACGAACGTTAACACGTTCCAAGAGCAGCCCATGGATCAGGCCAAACCAGTAGACCCGACCACAGAGAGATGGGCTGGCACATTACGCCGAAGGGACCCTGACCTTCAACCAACACTGCCCTCTATAATTACTACTAGAAAAACATCCACAGCGTCATCTATAAGCAGCGGGCGGAAGACACGATCCGTTGAAAGAATGCCGAAGACCTCCAGAGTAAGACAGCTGGTACCCATCAAGCCTATGATCCGAAAACACGATGTACCAAATGAAGGGGGGGATGTAACGATTCTAGAGAAGGATGAGAAAGTTTTCGATGCGACGGGGTATGAGTTGCATCTTGTAGAAACATTGGAAAGGGATATACTTCAGAAGAATCCTGACGTGCGTTGGAGGGATGTCATTGGCTTAGATGATGCGAAATCTGTTCTGCAGGAGGCAATGGTGCTGCCGCTTGTGATGCCCGATTACTTTAAG GGTATTCGACGACCATGGAAAGGAGTGCTGCTGACTGGACCACCTGGTACCGGCAAAACGTTGCTCGCAAGGGCGGTGGCCACCGAATGCCGAACTACTTTCTTCAATGTATCGTCTGCTACACTTACTTCAAAATACCGTGGAGATTCGGAAAAGCTGGTTCGACTACTGTTTGACATG GCTGCTTTCCACGCGCCAAGCACAATATTCCTCGACGAGGTGGACTCTCTATGCGCGGTGCGGGGTGCAGATTCAGAACATGAGGCCTCACGTCGGTTTAAAGCTGAACTGCTGATACAGATGGATGGACTCGCTGCTGCCTT CCACCGAGATAAGATAATCATGGTTCTCGCAGCCACGAACCATCCATGGGACATCGACGAGGCTTTCCGCAGAAGGTTCGAGAAGAGGATCTACATTGGACTGCCTGATG AGAGCACACGCGTGAAACTACTAAAGCTGAATTTAAGGGAAGTGGCGCTAGATTCTAACGTAGACCTCGCTGAGCTAGCTACTAAGCTAGAGGGCTACAGCGGATCGGACATCTGCAACCTCTGCAG AGACGCAGCCATGATGACGATGCGCCGCAAGATCGCCGGAAAGTCCCCCGACCAGATCCGCCACCTCAAACGCTCCGAGCTCGAAGCCCCCGTCTCCAAAGAAGACCTAGTAGCTGCCACAGAGAAAACCCGCCGTACGGTCTCACAGGCCGATGTGGCTAGGTACACTGGATGGATGCAACGCCATGGATGCTCCTAG
- the LOC134743712 gene encoding katanin p60 ATPase-containing subunit A1-like isoform X1, whose amino-acid sequence MTNDDKGSEAKESRGSWPRRSEDVKIEFGFGVPLGAMGAHPAFHSAWDIGCPSSSFHHMARMMDRMMHESLQPFGFARMSTRRDKEPPRDGLRTERSDTRRQRAGQSDTHAATGTRHPPTQVVRPTNVNTFQEQPMDQAKPVDPTTERWAGTLRRRDPDLQPTLPSIITTRKTSTASSISSGRKTRSVERMPKTSRVRQLVPIKPMIRKHDVPNEGGDVTILEKDEKVFDATGYELHLVETLERDILQKNPDVRWRDVIGLDDAKSVLQEAMVLPLVMPDYFKGIRRPWKGVLLTGPPGTGKTLLARAVATECRTTFFNVSSATLTSKYRGDSEKLVRLLFDMAAFHAPSTIFLDEVDSLCAVRGADSEHEASRRFKAELLIQMDGLAAAFHRDKIIMVLAATNHPWDIDEAFRRRFEKRIYIGLPDESTRVKLLKLNLREVALDSNVDLAELATKLEGYSGSDICNLCRDAAMMTMRRKIAGKSPDQIRHLKRSELEAPVSKEDLVAATEKTRRTVSQADVARYTGWMQRHGCS is encoded by the exons ATGACAAACGACGACAAAGGGTCCGAGGCGAAGGAGTCAAGAGGCTCGTGGCCGAGGAGGTCTGAAGATGTCAAGATTGAGTTCGGGTTCGGGGTCCCGCTGGGAGCTATGGGAGCACATCCGGCTTTTCACTCAGCTTGGGACATTGGATG CCCATCTTCAAGCTTCCACCACATGGCCCGCATGATGGACCGCATGATGCACGAGAGCCTCCAGCCCTTCGGCTTCGCCCGCATGAGCACCAGACGCGACAAGGAACCTCCTAGAGATGGTCTTAGGACTGAGAGGAGTGACACGCGTAGACAGCGGGCTGGACAGTCTGATACACACGCGGCTACTGGGACGAGGCATCCGCCGACACAAG TGGTAAGACCAACGAACGTTAACACGTTCCAAGAGCAGCCCATGGATCAGGCCAAACCAGTAGACCCGACCACAGAGAGATGGGCTGGCACATTACGCCGAAGGGACCCTGACCTTCAACCAACACTGCCCTCTATAATTACTACTAGAAAAACATCCACAGCGTCATCTATAAGCAGCGGGCGGAAGACACGATCCGTTGAAAGAATGCCGAAGACCTCCAGAGTAAGACAGCTGGTACCCATCAAGCCTATGATCCGAAAACACGATGTACCAAATGAAGGGGGGGATGTAACGATTCTAGAGAAGGATGAGAAAGTTTTCGATGCGACGGGGTATGAGTTGCATCTTGTAGAAACATTGGAAAGGGATATACTTCAGAAGAATCCTGACGTGCGTTGGAGGGATGTCATTGGCTTAGATGATGCGAAATCTGTTCTGCAGGAGGCAATGGTGCTGCCGCTTGTGATGCCCGATTACTTTAAG GGTATTCGACGACCATGGAAAGGAGTGCTGCTGACTGGACCACCTGGTACCGGCAAAACGTTGCTCGCAAGGGCGGTGGCCACCGAATGCCGAACTACTTTCTTCAATGTATCGTCTGCTACACTTACTTCAAAATACCGTGGAGATTCGGAAAAGCTGGTTCGACTACTGTTTGACATG GCTGCTTTCCACGCGCCAAGCACAATATTCCTCGACGAGGTGGACTCTCTATGCGCGGTGCGGGGTGCAGATTCAGAACATGAGGCCTCACGTCGGTTTAAAGCTGAACTGCTGATACAGATGGATGGACTCGCTGCTGCCTT CCACCGAGATAAGATAATCATGGTTCTCGCAGCCACGAACCATCCATGGGACATCGACGAGGCTTTCCGCAGAAGGTTCGAGAAGAGGATCTACATTGGACTGCCTGATG AGAGCACACGCGTGAAACTACTAAAGCTGAATTTAAGGGAAGTGGCGCTAGATTCTAACGTAGACCTCGCTGAGCTAGCTACTAAGCTAGAGGGCTACAGCGGATCGGACATCTGCAACCTCTGCAG AGACGCAGCCATGATGACGATGCGCCGCAAGATCGCCGGAAAGTCCCCCGACCAGATCCGCCACCTCAAACGCTCCGAGCTCGAAGCCCCCGTCTCCAAAGAAGACCTAGTAGCTGCCACAGAGAAAACCCGCCGTACGGTCTCACAGGCCGATGTGGCTAGGTACACTGGATGGATGCAACGCCATGGATGCTCCTAG
- the LOC134743401 gene encoding uncharacterized protein LOC134743401, with product MISTYISDSTVATYSNDSEINNVTVYPDAETQATTPYVQNDMLKRLLDLSEKTDQNPSDPETARELEEALENMEKALASPPVSNKVRRDLRQPKEFKDTPEQRENEPVPQKELPKEQTQTQKFKEIGTPDSAPIMAILTKYAPLIKSYENIFRRSDASNTTLSLEVLVLGFLVSHSL from the exons ATGATTTCAACATACATTTCGGATTCAACAGTAGCTACTTATTCAAATGACAGTGAAATAAATAATGTCACTGTTTATCCAGACGCTGAAACCCAAGCGACGACACCCTATGTTCAAAATGATATGCTTAAACGACTGCTAGATTTAAGTGAAAAAACTGACCAGAATCCGTCAGAcc CCGAAACGGCGCGAGAACTGGAAGAAGCATTGGAAAACATGGAGAAAGCTCTCGCATCACCGCCAGTTTCCAATAAG GTTCGTCGGGATTTACGTCAACCAAAAGAATTTAAAGATACACCAGAGCAAAGAGAGAACGAGCCAGTACCACAAAAAGAGCTTCCTAAAGAGCAAACACAAACccaaaaatttaaagaaatcggCACTCCCGACTCAGCTCCAATCATGGCTATACTGACAAAATACGCCCCGTTGATAAAGAGCTATGAAAACATTTTCAGACGAAGCGATGCATCAAATACCACCCTTAGTTTAGAAGTGTTGGTGTTAGGGTTCTTAGTTTCACACAGTttgtaa
- the LOC134743712 gene encoding katanin p60 ATPase-containing subunit A1-like isoform X4, with amino-acid sequence MSRLSSGSGSRWELWEHIRLFTQLGTLDVVRPTNVNTFQEQPMDQAKPVDPTTERWAGTLRRRDPDLQPTLPSIITTRKTSTASSISSGRKTRSVERMPKTSRVRQLVPIKPMIRKHDVPNEGGDVTILEKDEKVFDATGYELHLVETLERDILQKNPDVRWRDVIGLDDAKSVLQEAMVLPLVMPDYFKGIRRPWKGVLLTGPPGTGKTLLARAVATECRTTFFNVSSATLTSKYRGDSEKLVRLLFDMAAFHAPSTIFLDEVDSLCAVRGADSEHEASRRFKAELLIQMDGLAAAFHRDKIIMVLAATNHPWDIDEAFRRRFEKRIYIGLPDESTRVKLLKLNLREVALDSNVDLAELATKLEGYSGSDICNLCRDAAMMTMRRKIAGKSPDQIRHLKRSELEAPVSKEDLVAATEKTRRTVSQADVARYTGWMQRHGCS; translated from the exons ATGTCAAGATTGAGTTCGGGTTCGGGGTCCCGCTGGGAGCTATGGGAGCACATCCGGCTTTTCACTCAGCTTGGGACATTGGATG TGGTAAGACCAACGAACGTTAACACGTTCCAAGAGCAGCCCATGGATCAGGCCAAACCAGTAGACCCGACCACAGAGAGATGGGCTGGCACATTACGCCGAAGGGACCCTGACCTTCAACCAACACTGCCCTCTATAATTACTACTAGAAAAACATCCACAGCGTCATCTATAAGCAGCGGGCGGAAGACACGATCCGTTGAAAGAATGCCGAAGACCTCCAGAGTAAGACAGCTGGTACCCATCAAGCCTATGATCCGAAAACACGATGTACCAAATGAAGGGGGGGATGTAACGATTCTAGAGAAGGATGAGAAAGTTTTCGATGCGACGGGGTATGAGTTGCATCTTGTAGAAACATTGGAAAGGGATATACTTCAGAAGAATCCTGACGTGCGTTGGAGGGATGTCATTGGCTTAGATGATGCGAAATCTGTTCTGCAGGAGGCAATGGTGCTGCCGCTTGTGATGCCCGATTACTTTAAG GGTATTCGACGACCATGGAAAGGAGTGCTGCTGACTGGACCACCTGGTACCGGCAAAACGTTGCTCGCAAGGGCGGTGGCCACCGAATGCCGAACTACTTTCTTCAATGTATCGTCTGCTACACTTACTTCAAAATACCGTGGAGATTCGGAAAAGCTGGTTCGACTACTGTTTGACATG GCTGCTTTCCACGCGCCAAGCACAATATTCCTCGACGAGGTGGACTCTCTATGCGCGGTGCGGGGTGCAGATTCAGAACATGAGGCCTCACGTCGGTTTAAAGCTGAACTGCTGATACAGATGGATGGACTCGCTGCTGCCTT CCACCGAGATAAGATAATCATGGTTCTCGCAGCCACGAACCATCCATGGGACATCGACGAGGCTTTCCGCAGAAGGTTCGAGAAGAGGATCTACATTGGACTGCCTGATG AGAGCACACGCGTGAAACTACTAAAGCTGAATTTAAGGGAAGTGGCGCTAGATTCTAACGTAGACCTCGCTGAGCTAGCTACTAAGCTAGAGGGCTACAGCGGATCGGACATCTGCAACCTCTGCAG AGACGCAGCCATGATGACGATGCGCCGCAAGATCGCCGGAAAGTCCCCCGACCAGATCCGCCACCTCAAACGCTCCGAGCTCGAAGCCCCCGTCTCCAAAGAAGACCTAGTAGCTGCCACAGAGAAAACCCGCCGTACGGTCTCACAGGCCGATGTGGCTAGGTACACTGGATGGATGCAACGCCATGGATGCTCCTAG